The Desulfovibrio inopinatus DSM 10711 genome window below encodes:
- the umuD gene encoding translesion error-prone DNA polymerase V autoproteolytic subunit: MKRSADKFVQALSRAGMEAFGFEKRCEHDFPLFLATVPAGFPSPADDYIDRKLDLNEYLVTHPAATFFVRVYGDSMVDANITTGDILIVDRAIEPTSGRIVIAILDGELTVKRLLKKNGRLFLVPENSLFSRVEITPELDFEIWGVVTYIIYKA; this comes from the coding sequence ATGAAGCGTTCTGCGGACAAATTTGTTCAGGCGTTATCACGAGCTGGTATGGAAGCGTTTGGATTCGAAAAACGTTGCGAACACGATTTTCCTCTTTTTCTGGCAACTGTCCCGGCTGGATTTCCTTCACCAGCCGACGATTACATCGATAGGAAACTCGACCTCAACGAATATCTCGTCACCCATCCCGCCGCGACATTTTTCGTGCGCGTCTATGGTGATTCCATGGTGGACGCAAATATCACCACCGGGGATATTCTCATTGTCGACCGGGCCATTGAACCAACCAGCGGACGTATTGTGATTGCTATTCTTGACGGTGAACTCACCGTCAAACGGTTGCTCAAAAAAAACGGGAGACTCTTTCTCGTACCGGAAAATTCATTGTTTTCTCGGGTAGAAATCACCCCGGAATTGGATTTCGAGATATGGGGTGTGGTCACGTATATCATTTACAAGGCGTAA
- a CDS encoding Y-family DNA polymerase: MKPAVSSRKNSQSPERVFALVDCNNFYVSCERVFAPKLRGKPVVVLSNNDGCIVARSEEAKRLGIGMGQPAFQCKQLFSTHDVAVFSSNYALYGDMSARVMTTLGRFSPNVEVYSIDEAFLDLAGIRHRDRHCRKLCALIRQWTGIPVSIGIGPTKTLAKIASRIVKKQPGFQGVLDLTCHQDCDALLQSIRVDEIWGIGRRYGTMLRRFGVFTAYDFKRLDREFVRRHMSVTGLHTLLELRAIPCIDLEHAPPPKKSIMVSRSFGRRVTHLEDMREAVASYTTRAANKLRQQACVASTVLVFVQTNRFIEGEPQYAASLSQFLPEATSHTPVLIQTATELLKKLFKPGLRYKKAGVLLGGLEPEGCQQKSLLSLGHEEKHEKSKALMHAVDTANAKWGRNTLSFASAGFEQDWKMRQGKRSPQFTTVWSEIPTVKASFSGDRQTIPCALHGALHN; this comes from the coding sequence ATGAAACCGGCAGTATCTTCCCGGAAAAATTCTCAATCGCCGGAACGTGTTTTTGCCCTTGTGGATTGCAATAATTTTTATGTCTCATGTGAACGAGTTTTTGCGCCGAAACTGCGAGGAAAACCGGTTGTTGTCTTATCCAACAACGATGGGTGCATCGTAGCCCGATCTGAAGAAGCCAAACGTTTGGGCATCGGCATGGGACAGCCGGCTTTCCAGTGCAAGCAACTCTTTTCCACACACGATGTCGCTGTATTTTCGTCTAACTATGCTTTGTATGGAGACATGTCCGCTCGGGTTATGACAACTCTCGGTCGGTTTTCTCCCAATGTCGAAGTCTATTCCATTGATGAAGCATTTCTTGACCTGGCAGGGATCCGGCATCGCGATCGCCACTGTCGAAAGCTTTGCGCCCTCATCCGACAATGGACAGGTATCCCGGTCTCCATCGGCATTGGCCCGACAAAAACATTGGCTAAAATCGCCAGCCGCATCGTGAAGAAACAACCAGGATTTCAAGGAGTACTTGATCTTACCTGTCATCAGGACTGTGACGCTTTGCTTCAGTCTATAAGGGTAGACGAAATATGGGGTATCGGTCGACGGTATGGCACGATGTTACGCCGTTTCGGCGTCTTTACGGCCTATGATTTCAAGCGGCTTGATCGTGAATTTGTGCGTCGGCATATGTCCGTAACAGGCCTTCATACATTACTCGAATTACGTGCTATTCCCTGTATTGACCTGGAGCATGCACCACCTCCTAAAAAATCGATCATGGTATCGCGTTCCTTCGGACGTCGTGTGACACATCTTGAGGATATGCGTGAAGCTGTTGCCAGTTACACGACGCGGGCTGCGAATAAACTTCGTCAACAAGCTTGTGTTGCTTCTACGGTTCTTGTCTTTGTGCAGACGAATCGATTTATCGAAGGAGAACCCCAGTATGCGGCATCATTATCTCAATTTCTGCCCGAGGCAACAAGCCACACCCCGGTATTGATTCAAACGGCAACGGAACTTTTGAAAAAATTATTCAAGCCTGGTTTGCGATACAAGAAAGCGGGCGTCCTTCTTGGAGGTCTCGAACCAGAGGGATGCCAACAGAAAAGTCTCCTCAGTTTAGGGCACGAGGAGAAGCATGAGAAAAGCAAAGCGCTCATGCATGCCGTTGACACGGCAAATGCCAAATGGGGACGCAATACCCTTTCCTTTGCATCGGCCGGATTCGAACAGGACTGGAAAATGCGTCAAGGAAAGCGGTCTCCCCAGTTCACCACGGTCTGGTCTGAAATTCCGACTGTTAAAGCCTCGTTTTCTGGCGATCGCCAAACAATACCCTGCGCATTGCATGGGGCGTTGCATAATTGA
- a CDS encoding type 1 glutamine amidotransferase domain-containing protein, with translation MNNKALIVSADGFEDSELLYPYYRLREAGFEVDIAAPAKGSITGKKGYEVQANLALSDVDTAGSCGYKALVLPGGKAPAALREMKEAIDIVTDFASSGIPIAAICHGPQLLVSARLLAGKKATCYASVAEELKGAGALYEDSEVVVDHTLITSRKPDDLPAFSRELMKQIL, from the coding sequence ATGAATAATAAAGCTCTTATCGTTTCGGCCGATGGATTCGAAGACTCGGAACTGCTTTATCCGTATTATCGTTTGAGAGAAGCTGGATTCGAGGTCGATATTGCCGCCCCTGCAAAAGGGAGTATCACCGGAAAAAAAGGCTACGAAGTGCAGGCCAATCTCGCTTTAAGCGACGTGGACACGGCTGGCTCGTGTGGGTACAAAGCCCTTGTACTTCCTGGCGGAAAGGCCCCGGCAGCCTTACGTGAAATGAAAGAAGCGATTGATATTGTGACCGACTTCGCCAGTAGCGGTATTCCTATTGCCGCTATTTGCCACGGTCCTCAATTACTTGTTTCAGCCAGATTGCTTGCCGGAAAAAAAGCCACTTGTTACGCGAGTGTTGCCGAAGAACTCAAGGGAGCCGGAGCGCTGTACGAGGATAGCGAAGTCGTTGTGGATCATACGCTTATCACGTCGCGCAAACCCGACGACCTTCCTGCCTTTTCCAGGGAGCTTATGAAACAAATCCTGTAG
- a CDS encoding DUF362 domain-containing protein, with protein MPIAVSLCSVVHYTEHHLDDTIARLLEHSAGFPTPGTRVLVKPNLVGPYNTGLSCTHPAIVRSVCRILLDCGARIEVGDSPAFGSAKVIARLCGLSKALADLPVKLVNFSSGEKRPLTLGGHVTIAKPALETDVVVNVPKVKAHTQMFLTLAVKNLFGCVVGFRKALAHQTLGDEDNRFESMLVDVMLALPRTVNLIDGIQAMHVTGPAKGVAYSLGLLAASADAVAMDTALYKILGAHPNHVPIWQECRARGFAGAIPDDLVYPMSSPVDFDASGFRLPEKTTPVAFAPARFLIGRIKSLYFKWR; from the coding sequence ATGCCAATCGCCGTTTCACTGTGTTCCGTTGTTCATTATACCGAGCACCACCTTGACGATACTATAGCCCGCCTTCTGGAACATTCAGCCGGATTTCCGACCCCGGGGACGCGGGTACTTGTAAAACCCAATCTTGTCGGTCCGTACAATACCGGATTGTCCTGCACACATCCGGCTATAGTGCGATCAGTTTGTCGTATTCTTCTCGATTGTGGAGCCCGTATAGAAGTGGGGGACTCACCGGCCTTCGGTTCTGCTAAGGTTATTGCCCGGCTCTGTGGATTATCTAAAGCGTTGGCAGATCTTCCCGTCAAATTGGTCAACTTCAGTTCAGGAGAGAAACGTCCGTTGACCCTTGGCGGCCATGTCACCATTGCGAAACCAGCTCTTGAAACCGACGTGGTTGTCAATGTTCCGAAAGTGAAGGCGCATACACAAATGTTTCTCACCCTGGCCGTAAAAAATCTCTTCGGTTGTGTCGTTGGCTTCCGTAAAGCCTTGGCTCATCAAACACTTGGTGATGAAGACAATCGATTTGAGAGCATGCTTGTCGATGTCATGCTTGCCTTACCTCGTACGGTGAACCTCATTGACGGTATCCAGGCCATGCACGTCACGGGTCCGGCCAAAGGAGTTGCTTATTCCCTGGGATTGCTTGCCGCCTCTGCCGATGCTGTCGCTATGGATACAGCATTGTACAAGATATTGGGGGCACATCCCAATCACGTTCCGATATGGCAAGAATGCCGTGCCCGTGGTTTTGCAGGGGCGATACCTGACGACCTTGTGTATCCGATGTCTTCACCAGTAGATTTTGATGCTAGCGGGTTTCGCCTGCCAGAAAAAACAACTCCTGTCGCCTTTGCACCAGCTCGCTTCCTTATCGGCCGAATAAAAAGCCTGTACTTCAAATGGCGTTGA
- the hypF gene encoding carbamoyltransferase HypF has product MSTMIRMRHVVTGQVQGVGFRPFIYRLALDHCLTGFVCNTPDGVVIEVQGEPASIASFERDLPQRLPPLAHIIEHTSEPVEVRDKDEAFVIHASVAGEGHRVLVSPDIATCPDCLADMRDEKNRRLAYPFTNCTNCGPRYTITRSIPYDRESTSMACFPLCPDCRNEYENPLDRRFHAQPNACPVCGPQVWLADHRGETIVHDNAALVELALALCKGVVAAIKGLGGFHLAVDARNDTAVSVLRQRKKRPAKPLAIMVASLDVAHEVAHISHEEEAILTGRERPVVLLRKRADAEISTHVAPHTPYIGVMLAYTPLHHALFWCLENQGVSKPPVLVMTSGNAGGEPICLGNREALSRLSGFADLFLFHNRDILVRVDDSVTRVVKHSLKAKSRTKHESNTSVQFLRRARGYTPSPIFLGRSGPEVLGLGPELKTTVCFTKDNQAFLSQHIGDMSNLETYGFYKEVIAHLRDMLMVEPQAVVCDMHPDYLTTAFAHEQTQWPIFRLQHHFAHLYAVMAENACYDKAVGLCLDGTGYGTDGTIWGGECLVVDPSNLEHTRFGHLDHIRLPGGEAAIREPWRIARAVLADSGDHEGEWPWMTQFRQADAFVQQMLDRDIRCPKTSSCGRLFDAVSALLGVCLEASYEGQAAIMLEAIQEEHVLSNIGAYPCPVVQGGEYWQLESRVLLRAVLEDIKHGVAPSVISRRFHLGLAEGLAELASLAAQQHGTSLIGLSGGVMLNRTLHVELCQRIKIRKLTPLLHIQSPPGDGCISLGQALYGRLCLGKSR; this is encoded by the coding sequence ATGAGCACAATGATTCGGATGCGACATGTGGTCACTGGCCAGGTTCAAGGCGTGGGATTCCGACCATTTATCTATCGCCTTGCTCTCGACCACTGTTTGACGGGATTTGTCTGTAATACTCCTGACGGAGTCGTCATCGAAGTGCAGGGAGAACCTGCGTCAATCGCCTCCTTTGAGCGGGATTTACCGCAACGTTTGCCGCCGTTGGCGCATATCATTGAACATACAAGCGAGCCGGTTGAAGTGCGTGACAAAGACGAGGCATTTGTCATTCATGCCAGTGTCGCGGGCGAAGGACATCGTGTTCTCGTGAGTCCGGATATTGCGACATGTCCGGATTGCCTTGCCGATATGCGCGACGAGAAAAATCGCCGGTTAGCCTATCCATTTACCAACTGCACCAATTGTGGACCTCGCTACACGATCACACGATCCATTCCGTATGATCGAGAGAGCACATCCATGGCGTGCTTTCCACTGTGTCCAGATTGCCGCAACGAATATGAAAACCCGCTGGATCGCCGGTTCCATGCTCAACCAAATGCCTGTCCAGTCTGTGGGCCCCAGGTTTGGCTTGCAGACCATCGTGGAGAAACAATCGTCCACGATAATGCAGCTCTTGTCGAACTGGCATTAGCGCTCTGCAAAGGTGTTGTTGCCGCTATTAAAGGACTGGGGGGATTCCATCTTGCTGTCGATGCAAGAAACGATACCGCAGTGTCCGTCTTGCGGCAGCGTAAAAAACGACCAGCCAAACCACTAGCCATTATGGTGGCCAGCCTGGATGTCGCACACGAAGTGGCTCACATTTCACATGAAGAAGAGGCCATCTTGACGGGACGAGAGCGCCCGGTTGTTCTATTGCGCAAACGCGCGGATGCTGAAATATCGACGCATGTCGCTCCACATACACCGTACATTGGAGTCATGTTGGCGTATACTCCTCTCCACCATGCCTTGTTTTGGTGCCTGGAAAATCAAGGCGTATCCAAGCCGCCGGTACTGGTCATGACCTCTGGCAATGCGGGAGGGGAACCGATTTGCTTAGGGAATCGTGAAGCGTTGTCCCGTCTCTCCGGTTTTGCCGACCTTTTTCTCTTCCACAATCGTGATATCCTTGTACGCGTCGATGACTCCGTTACGCGTGTTGTCAAGCACTCCCTCAAAGCCAAGAGTAGGACAAAGCATGAATCGAATACTTCCGTGCAGTTTTTACGTCGTGCACGAGGGTATACGCCTTCTCCAATTTTTTTAGGTCGCTCCGGCCCAGAAGTTTTGGGACTAGGCCCCGAACTCAAAACAACAGTATGTTTCACCAAGGATAATCAAGCTTTTTTGAGTCAGCATATTGGTGACATGTCCAACCTTGAAACGTATGGATTTTATAAAGAAGTCATCGCTCATCTCCGCGATATGCTTATGGTCGAACCGCAAGCGGTTGTTTGCGATATGCACCCTGATTATTTGACGACGGCCTTTGCTCACGAACAAACCCAGTGGCCAATATTCAGATTACAACATCACTTTGCACATCTCTATGCAGTCATGGCCGAAAACGCATGCTATGATAAAGCCGTTGGTCTCTGCCTGGACGGCACCGGCTATGGTACTGACGGTACCATTTGGGGAGGAGAGTGTCTCGTTGTTGACCCTTCGAATCTGGAGCATACCCGATTTGGGCATCTCGACCATATCCGACTTCCAGGAGGAGAAGCTGCTATTCGTGAACCCTGGCGCATTGCCCGTGCTGTATTGGCTGACTCAGGAGACCACGAAGGGGAGTGGCCTTGGATGACTCAGTTCCGACAAGCGGATGCGTTTGTTCAACAGATGTTGGACCGTGATATCCGATGTCCGAAAACATCAAGTTGTGGGCGCCTCTTTGACGCTGTCTCTGCGTTGCTTGGGGTATGCTTGGAAGCAAGTTATGAGGGCCAAGCCGCCATCATGCTTGAAGCCATTCAAGAGGAACACGTTTTGAGTAACATCGGGGCATACCCATGTCCTGTAGTCCAGGGCGGAGAATATTGGCAGCTTGAAAGCCGTGTATTACTGCGAGCTGTTTTAGAAGATATCAAACATGGCGTTGCCCCATCAGTGATTAGTCGACGTTTTCACCTCGGACTTGCTGAAGGCTTGGCAGAACTGGCTTCTCTTGCGGCCCAGCAACATGGGACGTCGCTCATCGGTCTGAGCGGTGGAGTAATGCTCAATCGGACGCTACACGTTGAATTATGTCAGAGAATCAAAATCAGAAAACTGACCCCGCTTCTTCATATTCAATCCCCACCCGGTGATGGTTGCATCAGTTTAGGGCAGGCTTTGTACGGGCGATTGTGTCTCGGCAAATCAAGGTAG
- a CDS encoding LexA family transcriptional regulator — MTNSCFVSDLFEICMERIQSTTKAYTQVELAEILHIRQSSISDAKKRNSIPAKWLVTLLQKFRLNPDWVLLGEQPQYLEGTTDVPSHEIGTPKSTFPIHVPKRIKNKTVIVHSMSGSGTTGTPWEQKPVEQIMIPEHFYRPDMIVIVLESASLEPIIRKGSYIGIDPHQQNIISGELYAFDLPREGLVIRKAYVREDDDKILLSAFSQHFQEQALPFEFGQQRVFGRIVWILQEL, encoded by the coding sequence GTGACAAATTCTTGTTTTGTTTCGGATTTATTTGAAATATGCATGGAACGTATCCAGTCTACAACAAAGGCATACACCCAGGTCGAATTGGCTGAAATTCTCCACATTCGCCAATCGAGTATTTCCGATGCGAAAAAAAGAAATTCTATTCCAGCTAAATGGCTTGTAACACTTCTCCAGAAATTCAGGCTCAATCCAGACTGGGTACTTCTTGGCGAACAACCTCAGTATTTGGAGGGCACCACCGACGTTCCATCACATGAAATCGGAACTCCTAAAAGTACGTTTCCAATACATGTTCCCAAACGCATAAAGAATAAAACCGTCATTGTGCATTCCATGTCTGGCTCAGGGACCACTGGCACGCCATGGGAACAGAAGCCTGTGGAACAAATCATGATCCCGGAACACTTTTATCGACCAGATATGATTGTCATTGTTCTCGAGAGTGCTTCACTGGAACCAATTATTCGAAAAGGATCATATATCGGGATAGACCCACATCAGCAGAACATTATTTCAGGAGAACTCTATGCATTTGACTTACCAAGAGAGGGGTTAGTCATCAGAAAAGCGTATGTTCGCGAAGACGATGACAAGATTCTTTTAAGTGCGTTCAGTCAGCATTTTCAAGAACAGGCACTTCCATTTGAGTTTGGACAGCAAAGAGTTTTTGGAAGAATTGTCTGGATTCTACAAGAACTATAA
- a CDS encoding LexA family transcriptional regulator: MFSDFDEAIERIKKATGTRTQVELAKILDIRQSSISDAKRRKSIPSDWLIKLFRSHGLNPDWITSGQEPQCLKDGLVTPIAVSESGAIFGADRPKFKNVDVSAMSGLSEDGQWCEQHIESIAIPTHFTRKSLLVVKMDGTSMEPLIRHGAYVGIDRENTWLRSGEIYALYIPVEGLVIKRVTVDYESKRIILHSQNPDLQDQFLPLEGSPERVIGRVIWVFQEI, translated from the coding sequence ATGTTCAGTGATTTCGACGAGGCGATTGAGCGTATTAAAAAGGCCACAGGAACCCGCACGCAGGTCGAGTTGGCTAAAATATTGGATATCCGACAGTCCAGTATTTCCGATGCGAAACGACGTAAATCGATCCCTTCGGATTGGCTTATCAAACTGTTTCGTAGCCACGGCCTCAATCCCGATTGGATCACCTCCGGGCAAGAACCGCAGTGCCTTAAGGATGGTCTTGTTACACCAATTGCCGTAAGTGAATCAGGTGCCATTTTTGGTGCCGACCGTCCCAAGTTCAAAAATGTTGATGTGAGCGCTATGTCCGGCTTGTCCGAAGACGGCCAATGGTGCGAGCAACACATTGAATCCATTGCTATCCCTACACATTTTACGAGGAAATCGCTGCTTGTCGTCAAAATGGATGGAACATCCATGGAGCCGCTTATTCGTCATGGAGCCTATGTTGGTATTGACCGAGAAAATACTTGGCTCCGATCCGGCGAAATCTACGCGTTGTATATCCCGGTTGAGGGACTCGTCATCAAACGCGTCACTGTGGATTACGAAAGCAAGCGTATTATCCTGCATTCCCAAAATCCAGACTTGCAAGATCAATTTCTTCCGCTTGAAGGTTCACCCGAACGTGTCATCGGACGAGTTATCTGGGTTTTCCAGGAAATCTAG
- the panB gene encoding 3-methyl-2-oxobutanoate hydroxymethyltransferase — MTRKKKTPLDILEAKEQSQKVVMITAYDYGSARLVDAAGADIILVGDSLAMVVLGHENTLSVTMEEMLHHTRAAAKGAGSCMVLADMPFLSYQIDAAQAVRNAGRFLKEAGASAVKLEGGESVIDQVRALVRAEIPVVGHLGLTPQSIARLGGFKVQSKTATAALRLIEEAKMLEEAGCFGLVLEAVPRFVAAEVTRRLSIPTIGIGAGPDCDGQVLVYHDILGLFDAFRPRFVKTYAEAGTIHQTGLAHFAEEVRSGVFPGDEHCFGMNEAEKNIFFERLEQYEF; from the coding sequence ATGACGCGCAAGAAGAAAACTCCACTTGATATCCTCGAAGCCAAAGAGCAGAGCCAAAAAGTCGTCATGATCACAGCATATGATTATGGGTCGGCACGACTGGTTGATGCGGCTGGAGCTGATATAATACTTGTTGGTGATTCACTGGCCATGGTTGTACTCGGTCATGAGAACACACTCTCCGTGACAATGGAAGAAATGCTTCACCATACACGTGCTGCGGCCAAAGGAGCGGGCTCGTGTATGGTTCTTGCGGACATGCCATTTCTTTCCTATCAAATCGATGCGGCTCAAGCTGTTAGGAATGCAGGCCGGTTTCTCAAAGAAGCTGGTGCATCGGCCGTCAAGTTGGAGGGAGGAGAGTCCGTTATCGATCAAGTCCGTGCCCTCGTTCGTGCAGAAATTCCTGTTGTAGGGCACCTTGGTTTGACACCGCAAAGTATCGCTCGCCTTGGTGGTTTTAAAGTCCAATCCAAAACGGCTACAGCAGCTCTCCGGCTCATTGAGGAAGCCAAAATGTTGGAAGAAGCCGGCTGCTTCGGGCTGGTCCTTGAGGCTGTTCCACGGTTCGTGGCTGCAGAGGTGACACGCCGACTTTCCATACCAACAATAGGGATTGGAGCTGGACCGGATTGCGACGGACAAGTTTTGGTTTATCATGATATCTTAGGACTTTTTGATGCCTTTCGCCCTCGGTTTGTAAAAACCTATGCTGAAGCGGGAACAATTCACCAGACTGGTCTGGCGCACTTTGCAGAAGAAGTCCGTTCCGGTGTGTTTCCTGGAGATGAACACTGTTTTGGCATGAACGAAGCAGAAAAAAATATTTTCTTCGAGAGACTCGAGCAATATGAGTTCTAA
- a CDS encoding tetratricopeptide repeat protein, which translates to MSSKFCRLLCCIVFVIGIIGVFPAISRAANIMDTLFYGVVARQNGDIARARIAFSEVAERDPKNAYAWLQLGILNAIAGNTPDALRFFDHADAAGGKQLAALWKVMTLFRNHEERAAEAELESLLQETPQNALADYLMGLLACHQGQPLEALEYFEKAQSRNAPGAEIHYLLGRAFESMNMPVNARMEYETALEYEPTHAQVLLGLSRVFTQTGEKTLAKRTLEQLLAADPKSPEAATLLSREESDSAFAAWSNHDLPTALRLWRKALEYDRQNEAALYYLRHIKTGTSLIKPSTPTPQSATSTQ; encoded by the coding sequence ATGAGTTCTAAGTTCTGTCGTTTGCTGTGCTGTATTGTGTTCGTTATCGGGATCATCGGGGTATTTCCTGCGATATCCCGAGCGGCGAATATTATGGATACACTGTTTTACGGGGTTGTTGCACGACAGAATGGTGATATTGCTCGTGCTCGCATTGCTTTTTCAGAGGTCGCGGAACGAGACCCGAAAAATGCCTACGCATGGTTGCAATTAGGAATCCTCAATGCGATTGCAGGCAATACGCCCGATGCTCTCCGTTTTTTTGATCATGCCGATGCTGCTGGAGGAAAACAACTTGCGGCATTGTGGAAAGTCATGACGCTCTTCCGCAATCACGAAGAACGCGCTGCTGAGGCTGAACTGGAAAGCTTGCTTCAAGAAACGCCACAGAATGCACTGGCTGATTATTTGATGGGGCTTCTCGCTTGCCACCAGGGGCAGCCGCTTGAAGCATTGGAGTATTTCGAAAAAGCGCAAAGCCGCAATGCCCCAGGAGCTGAAATCCACTATCTGCTTGGACGTGCCTTTGAATCAATGAATATGCCGGTCAATGCACGTATGGAATATGAGACCGCCCTGGAGTACGAGCCCACTCATGCTCAGGTACTCCTCGGTTTAAGCCGCGTATTTACGCAGACTGGTGAGAAAACATTGGCAAAGCGAACCCTGGAACAACTTCTTGCGGCTGACCCGAAAAGCCCTGAAGCGGCAACGCTTCTTTCCAGAGAAGAAAGTGATAGCGCCTTTGCTGCGTGGTCAAACCATGATTTACCAACAGCCCTACGACTTTGGCGAAAAGCTTTGGAATACGATCGCCAAAATGAAGCTGCATTATATTATTTGCGTCATATCAAGACAGGGACATCATTAATAAAACCGTCCACGCCCACCCCTCAATCCGCCACATCGACCCAATAA
- a CDS encoding LysM peptidoglycan-binding domain-containing protein, translated as MKYIIPLLALLCVLSGCSSSEPKNSFKKVDRNKDEGIIFEELVLIDPNLPFRTFTILDVDRNGKLDKKEYDAYLHPQATSSAPASQTPAPVQTPSPTPSATPQMLTQATPPVTHEPEQKLQEDQSSTTPISEEASSPDQNLYTVQGDDTFWGIAESFHVSVNDLTAANPTVDPKKLRPGTVLHIPTESSTIELDEEASPSPEMHIVGADETLWGIAQHYGITTKKLLQANPDVNPKKLRPGTKLHIPQS; from the coding sequence ATGAAATATATCATCCCTCTGTTGGCCTTACTTTGTGTCCTTTCGGGATGCTCCTCGTCTGAACCTAAAAATAGCTTTAAGAAGGTGGATAGGAATAAGGACGAAGGAATCATTTTTGAAGAACTTGTTCTTATTGATCCGAATCTTCCGTTTCGGACGTTTACCATTCTTGATGTCGACAGAAATGGAAAACTTGATAAGAAAGAATATGATGCCTATCTCCATCCGCAGGCGACCTCTTCGGCTCCGGCTTCACAGACTCCGGCACCAGTGCAAACGCCATCTCCCACTCCTTCTGCAACGCCTCAAATGTTGACGCAAGCAACGCCTCCAGTGACGCATGAACCCGAGCAAAAACTTCAAGAAGATCAGTCCAGTACAACACCAATTTCTGAAGAGGCTTCTTCCCCAGACCAAAACCTCTATACGGTACAAGGCGATGACACCTTCTGGGGGATTGCCGAATCATTTCATGTCAGTGTAAACGATTTGACAGCAGCGAATCCCACTGTTGATCCGAAGAAACTGCGTCCGGGAACTGTTCTTCATATCCCGACAGAATCTTCAACTATCGAGCTGGACGAAGAGGCGTCTCCTTCCCCTGAAATGCACATCGTCGGCGCAGATGAAACGCTATGGGGAATCGCACAACATTACGGAATTACGACGAAAAAACTGCTTCAAGCCAATCCTGACGTGAATCCCAAGAAGCTTCGTCCAGGAACGAAGCTGCATATTCCGCAATCTTAA
- a CDS encoding GNAT family N-acetyltransferase encodes MTNDQNNDHHIVGYLEGITPQISGWVCDTSAPSTRLRVHLVIDGMIQATTIAEKPRPDVAATQVGDGCYGFSFSIPSAFYDEVEHHLNIKIEGRSNVQLEGTPRTCVFPNRVLTIRAATNADRNAIIRLYNAADEEGGYPPSMDATTATRLLARFDLPKNRLLLAFVNEQAVGYLTVASPVRGPHGHVATLRINILQPHRGAQIGTALMRQAVEFVETSGLRRLELTVDMENMPAIGLYNKFGFGVEGIKRGYYFDGTHDKDMYMMARLFQPEIDPSLENV; translated from the coding sequence ATGACCAACGATCAGAATAATGACCATCACATTGTTGGCTATCTTGAAGGTATAACGCCACAAATATCCGGCTGGGTTTGCGACACGTCGGCTCCTTCAACTCGACTTCGTGTGCATCTTGTCATTGACGGCATGATACAAGCTACAACCATTGCCGAGAAACCACGTCCAGATGTTGCTGCGACACAGGTTGGCGATGGTTGCTATGGTTTTTCATTTTCCATACCATCTGCTTTCTATGACGAGGTAGAGCATCACCTGAATATCAAGATCGAGGGGAGATCGAATGTCCAATTAGAAGGAACACCACGTACCTGCGTTTTCCCAAACAGGGTCTTAACAATTCGTGCAGCGACGAATGCTGATCGCAATGCAATTATCCGACTTTATAATGCCGCTGATGAAGAAGGCGGATATCCTCCCTCAATGGATGCGACCACGGCTACTCGGCTCCTTGCACGATTTGATTTACCCAAAAATCGTTTGTTGCTTGCCTTCGTAAATGAACAAGCGGTGGGTTACCTCACGGTGGCAAGTCCGGTTCGTGGTCCTCACGGACACGTTGCAACACTTCGCATCAACATACTTCAACCACATCGTGGAGCTCAAATCGGAACGGCGCTTATGCGTCAGGCCGTGGAGTTCGTTGAAACATCGGGGTTACGTCGTTTGGAACTTACTGTCGATATGGAAAATATGCCAGCCATAGGGTTGTACAACAAATTCGGGTTCGGGGTTGAAGGCATTAAACGAGGATATTATTTCGATGGAACACACGACAAAGACATGTATATGATGGCTCGGCTCTTCCAACCGGAAATTGACCCGTCCCTGGAAAATGTTTAG